One window of the Candidatus Neomarinimicrobiota bacterium genome contains the following:
- a CDS encoding NADH-quinone oxidoreductase subunit B family protein, translated as MGALNNKFNENILITSLDKLLNWSRSGSEWYFQFGLACCAIEMMSAAAARHDLERFGAMPRSSPRQADVMIVAGTVTLKMATRVKRLYEQMAEPKYVISMGSCANSGGPYWQHGYHVLKGVDQIIPVDVYIPGCPPRPEALIEGLLHLQKKMREEPRLAKKEGQE; from the coding sequence ATGGGTGCTCTGAATAATAAATTCAATGAGAATATCCTCATTACATCCCTGGATAAATTACTGAACTGGTCACGTTCCGGCTCAGAATGGTATTTTCAATTCGGACTGGCCTGCTGTGCCATCGAAATGATGTCAGCCGCTGCAGCCCGGCATGATCTGGAACGCTTCGGTGCTATGCCTCGTTCTTCGCCACGCCAGGCAGATGTTATGATCGTTGCCGGAACTGTCACGTTGAAGATGGCTACCCGGGTTAAACGACTTTACGAACAAATGGCTGAACCAAAGTATGTGATTTCCATGGGGTCATGTGCCAACTCAGGTGGACCCTATTGGCAGCATGGCTATCATGTTCTAAAAGGAGTCGATCAGATCATACCGGTTGATGTATATATCCCGGGTTGTCCTCCGCGACCAGAAGCCCTTATTGAGGGTTTGCTGCATCTCCAGAAAAAGATGCGTGAAGAGCCAAGATTGGCAAAGAAAGAGGGCCAGGAGTGA
- a CDS encoding NADH-quinone oxidoreductase subunit D — translation MGRLHAEEMILNMGPQHPSTHGVLRLKLRTDGEIVSHIEPVIGYLHRSFEKHAENLEYQQVTPFCGRCDYLAAMGSEHGYAMAVEKMMGIELPERVEYLRVIFAELQRIASHLVAVGTFGLDVGAITPFIYCFRERELILDLFEMASGARLLYNYIWIGGLAHDVPPGFVEKTYEFLDNFDTRVAEYNQILTGNKIFIERAADIGVMTPEVAINYGVTGPSLRASGVNIDIRRTQPYSIYDRFEFDIPLGEGAQGTIGDSWDRYYVRVREMEESARIIRQALDQLPVEGDVKSAIPRRIRPPKGEIYFRSENARGELGYYIVSNGKNVPLRVKMRSPAFSNLSVINEIGQGWMISDVIAILGSLDIVLGEIDR, via the coding sequence ATGGGACGTTTGCACGCAGAAGAAATGATCCTGAACATGGGTCCCCAGCATCCCAGTACTCACGGCGTACTTCGCCTCAAATTGCGCACTGATGGTGAGATTGTCTCTCATATTGAACCTGTGATCGGCTATCTCCATCGTTCTTTTGAAAAACATGCTGAGAATCTTGAGTATCAACAGGTTACACCCTTCTGTGGTCGCTGTGATTATCTGGCTGCCATGGGTAGTGAACATGGTTATGCCATGGCCGTGGAAAAGATGATGGGTATTGAATTGCCGGAGCGGGTGGAATATCTCAGGGTTATCTTTGCTGAATTGCAACGTATCGCCAGTCATCTGGTTGCCGTTGGAACCTTTGGCTTGGATGTAGGTGCCATTACACCGTTTATCTATTGTTTTCGTGAGCGGGAACTGATCCTGGATCTATTTGAAATGGCTTCCGGCGCCCGTTTACTTTATAATTATATCTGGATCGGTGGTCTGGCTCACGATGTACCCCCTGGGTTTGTTGAAAAGACCTATGAATTTTTAGATAATTTTGATACCCGAGTGGCTGAATACAATCAGATTCTCACCGGAAATAAGATTTTTATTGAAAGAGCTGCTGATATCGGGGTCATGACCCCTGAAGTAGCTATTAATTACGGAGTGACCGGTCCCAGTCTTAGAGCTTCCGGAGTGAATATCGATATTCGCCGGACCCAACCCTATTCCATCTATGATCGTTTTGAGTTTGATATTCCGCTGGGAGAAGGTGCTCAGGGCACTATTGGTGATAGTTGGGATCGTTACTATGTTCGGGTTAGGGAGATGGAGGAAAGCGCCAGAATTATTCGCCAGGCTCTAGACCAGCTTCCCGTAGAAGGTGATGTCAAATCAGCCATTCCACGCCGCATTCGGCCACCAAAGGGTGAGATTTACTTTCGCAGTGAGAATGCCCGGGGTGAATTGGGTTACTACATCGTAAGTAATGGCAAGAATGTACCCCTGCGCGTTAAAATGCGTTCACCGGCATTTTCAAACCTTAGTGTTATTAACGAAATTGGCCAGGGCTGGATGATCTCTGATGTAATTGCGATCCTCGGTAGTCTGGACATTGTACTAGGGGAGATCGATCGCTAA
- a CDS encoding NADH-quinone oxidoreductase subunit C, with protein sequence MTEQEIYTELVAKFGDKIIEFVEEETLNPTVIVRSNDVASVCRYLKGTESLQFDSLMNLAGHDPDGESDLSVVYHLHSTELDHYITLKVFTDRSDASVESVANIFRTADWHEREAWDLYGIKFKGHPDLKRILLEEDWEGHPLKKDYVAAEFYRGMRIAKVK encoded by the coding sequence GTGACCGAGCAAGAGATTTACACTGAATTAGTTGCAAAATTCGGTGACAAGATCATCGAGTTTGTAGAGGAAGAAACTCTCAATCCAACGGTAATTGTCAGATCGAATGATGTGGCATCCGTGTGTCGTTATTTGAAAGGTACTGAATCCCTGCAATTCGATTCCCTGATGAATTTGGCCGGTCATGATCCTGATGGCGAATCGGATCTGAGTGTGGTTTATCATCTGCATTCAACTGAATTGGATCACTATATCACGCTGAAAGTCTTCACCGATCGTTCAGATGCCTCAGTGGAAAGCGTGGCGAATATCTTCCGGACAGCGGACTGGCATGAACGGGAAGCCTGGGATCTTTACGGTATCAAATTTAAGGGCCATCCCGATTTAAAACGCATCTTGCTGGAAGAAGATTGGGAAGGACACCCCCTGAAAAAAGATTATGTAGCTGCTGAATTCTATCGCGGTATGCGCATTGCGAAGGTGAAATAA
- a CDS encoding NADH-quinone oxidoreductase subunit A, protein MGFIIQKLIAPKNKTELKMDTYECGEEPEGDGWLQFNIRFYVVALIFIIFDVEVVFLFPWAVVFKEMGFLTFVEVFVFMLILIVGLAYVWVKGDLDWVKMKLKYGAGRYSAAKLNEAETK, encoded by the coding sequence ATGGGCTTCATTATTCAAAAGCTGATCGCCCCAAAAAATAAAACTGAATTAAAGATGGATACCTATGAATGTGGTGAGGAACCGGAAGGGGACGGTTGGTTACAGTTCAATATCCGTTTTTATGTTGTGGCTCTCATTTTTATCATATTCGATGTTGAAGTCGTCTTCCTGTTTCCCTGGGCCGTGGTCTTTAAGGAAATGGGTTTTCTGACCTTTGTAGAGGTTTTTGTCTTTATGTTGATCCTCATCGTTGGTCTGGCTTATGTCTGGGTCAAGGGTGATCTGGACTGGGTGAAAATGAAACTTAAATATGGTGCAGGTCGTTATTCAGCGGCCAAACTGAACGAAGCGGAGACCAAATAG